The window aacctcaTGGTCCAAAACTCCAATATCGATGCATACATATCCCAGTTTAGTGATCTATCTCTTTTGTGTCCCGGAATGATCACCTCAGAAGAGAAAAAGATTGAAAGGTTTATCTGGGGACTGAATGAACCTATCCAAGGGAATGTCATTGCGACAAACCCTAagactttcgatagtgccaagagaCTGGCCAAGAAATGGTACGATCATGGCAATAAGAAGGGTGCCAAGACAGTGGGAGTGGAGGTTAAGAAGGAAGAAGAGAACAAGAAAGGGAAAAACAACAAGCGAAAAGGAAAGCAAAACTCTGAATTGTCTAAGAAGCAACAAACGATGTCTTTCCATGCTGTAACACAAGCTActgccacaccacatgctccagcctcattcACGCCAAATGCTTCCAAGCAGTACTCGGGAAATCTCCccaagtgtaacaaatgcaacttccaccatcacggggAGTGCAGAGAGATGAGTTGCGCAAGGTGCAATCAGAAAGACCATACAACGAAGTATTCTAGGACTCAACTTCAACATAACCAGAcgacaaacaacaacaacaacaaaaacaaaaacaacaccAATACTGGAGCTATTTATACCTGTTACGAATGTGGGAAAACTGGGCATATCAGGCGAAACTGCCCCAATGCGAACAATCAAGTGACAAGAGCAATAGGGAGAGTACTGACAATGGGTTAGGGCGAAGCAGTGCAAGACCCAGCCGTTGTGACCGGTATGTTCCTACTTAACGATTCGTTTGCATGCATATTATTTGATAGTGGAACGGAGCGAAGTTTTGTGAGTAATAAGTTCAAatacttactaaaacaacaactcCAAAAGCTTAATGAAGCCTTCATGTTGGAAATGGCTAATCGGTAGACTGAATCAACTAAGGATATCTATGTAGGGTGTACACTAACTCTAAACAATCACACCTtccaaataaacttaatgcctgtaaatattaggagttttgatgtgatcatcggcatggattggttaaaccCCCATCATGCcgatattatgtgtcacgagaagaccgttcgccttcatcttcctaaccacgaaaccctaatagtCTACGGAGATAAACCCGACGCAAACCTTCGCCTTATCTCAAGTATCAAGGtgcaaaagtgtttacaaaataagaactacgcattccttgctcacgtggtGGATAAAACCAAAGAGGAAGCGAGCATTCACAACATCCCAGTGGCGTGTGATTTCCCAGATGTGTTTCCAGAAGATCTTCCgggaatacccccagaatgaaAAATCGAATACCGAATCGACCTAGTGCCCGGAGCCACTCCAAtcgccaaatcaccctataggttggttcctgcagaaatgcaagaattgtCAAGCCAACTGATCGAACTCCTGAATAAAGGATTTATCATACCCAACTTctcgccgtggggagctccgattcttttcgttaaaaagaaagacggatccttcAAGATGTGCATCGACAATAGGGAGTTATATAAGCTCACCATCAAAAAACAGTATCCACTtacacgaatcgatgatctatttgaccaactccaaggatctacttacttttctaagatagatctgagatccagttatcatcaactcaaagtccaagAAGAGGACATTCCTAACACTTCTTTCTAAACTCGTTACGGTCATTACAAATTtgtcgtgatgcccttcggtctaacaaatgcccccactgcatttatggacctcatgaatcgagtctgccgcccattccttgataaattagtaattgttttcatcgatgatattctcgTGTACTCTCTAAGTGAAAGAAGATCATAGCGAACACCTCCAACAGATTTTAGAAACCATGTGGGCTAAAAGTATGCGAAcctctccaagtgcgaattctagCTTCGCAGTGTAAATTTTCTGGGCCATGTAGTCAGTCGAGAAGGAATACACGTCGACTcctccaagatcaaagcaatCAAAACCTGGGCAATTCCGGAAACACCAACGAAAATTcgccaattcttgggtctcgctagctactaccgaagattcattcaTAACTTTTCCAAGATAGCCAACCGCCTCATCACATTGACTCAGAAAGGCATACCTTTCAACTGGACTGAGAAGCAAGAAATTGCCTtccaaaccttgaagcaagccctctgtaaTGCTCCAGTGTTATCCTTACCGGAGGGAACCGAGGACTTCATAGTTTACTATGATgcttcaaatcagggtttaggttgtgtcCTTATGCAACGTGGGAAGGTAATTGCTTACGCATCCAGACAACTGAAAACGCATAAAGTAaattacaccacacatgatctcgaacttggggcggtggtcttcgccttaAAATTTTCgaggcactacctatatggtaccaagtgcacaatctttacggaccacaagagcctccaacacattctaaatcaaaaggaactaaacatgaggcaacggagatgggttgaactgttaaatgattatgagtgtgaaatcaaatACCATCCAGGTAAGGCaaacgtagtagccgatgccctgagccgaaaGGAGTATTCAAGTCGTTGTGTGAAGACCGTGTCAATCACCATCTAATCTCATCTAGCCTCATAGATCAAGGAAGCCCAATTGGATGCATTGAAGCCAGAGAATGTCACTAATGAATCGCTACGAGGAATGGAGAAGGATCTCGAAGTGAAAGACGACGAAACCtactacttcatgaatagaatTTGGATTCCCAAAATTGGGGGATTTAGAGAGATAGTCATgcatgaagcccacaagacacgatattcTATTCATCCGGGGTCAGACAAAATGTATTTGGATGTCAAGCAGCATTATTGGTAGCCTAATATGAAGGTAGAGATAGCCACTTTCATGGGCAAGTgtcttacttgtgccaaggtgaaagtggaataccaaaagccctcgggaccGTGCAACAACCaatgatacccgagtggaaatgggagaggattcctatggacttcgtgaccaaattgccaaagacagCAGACGGACAAGATgctatttgggta of the Lactuca sativa cultivar Salinas chromosome 6, Lsat_Salinas_v11, whole genome shotgun sequence genome contains:
- the LOC111880458 gene encoding uncharacterized protein LOC111880458, with the translated sequence MPQRPNRGNNATLTPPEINSVAFQAAMSVAVTATLVQIRNGNNEEGSGQRAGSTNQGTNHKATRPCTYKDFTNAKPRTFNGTGGVIALKRWIEKVEYVFEICGCPDECKVKFAACTFIDQALSWWNGHVEAMTLPVVNAMPWEELNEMMLAEYFPRGEIHKMEQELWNLMVQNSNIDAYISQFSDLSLLCPGMITSEEKKIERFIWGLNEPIQGNVIATNPKTFDSAKRLAKKWYDHGNKKGAKTVGVEVKKEEENKKGKNNKRKGKQNSELSKKQQTMSFHAVTQATATPHAPASFTPNASKQYSGNLPKCNKCNFHHHGECREMSCARCNQKDHTTKYSRTQLQHNQTTNNNNNKNKNNTNTGAIYTCYECGKTGHIRRNCPNANNQVTRAIGRVLTMG